Proteins co-encoded in one Nonlabens agnitus genomic window:
- the fmt gene encoding methionyl-tRNA formyltransferase, producing the protein MSKKLKIIFFGTPEFATGILKTLNESEHEIVGVVTAPDKPAGRGRQLHQSDVKKYALENQLHLLQPTNLKSTEFTEQLKELKADLQVVVAFRMLPEVVWAMPPLGTFNLHASLLPQYRGAAPINWAIINNEKETGVTTFFIDEKIDTGAIIDQLKCPIEQRETVGTLYMKLMELGAALSLKTVNDIATGNVTTTIQKDAEELKEAPKLDAANTTIAFNITATAVDAMVRGLNPFPVAKAVLKDDTTQTVKIFKTEVVDKIHEMIPGSIVIEDGKLLVACVENMVELKELQFPNKKRMKTADLLNGYQFTANARFDKASR; encoded by the coding sequence ATGAGTAAAAAACTAAAAATCATATTCTTTGGAACACCAGAGTTTGCCACCGGTATTCTCAAGACTCTCAACGAGTCAGAACATGAAATCGTGGGCGTGGTGACCGCTCCAGATAAACCTGCGGGACGTGGCAGACAACTTCATCAAAGTGACGTGAAGAAGTATGCATTAGAAAATCAATTGCACCTATTGCAGCCCACTAATCTCAAGTCAACCGAGTTTACAGAACAATTAAAAGAGCTTAAGGCAGATTTACAAGTGGTTGTCGCCTTCCGTATGTTACCAGAGGTGGTCTGGGCAATGCCGCCTTTAGGAACCTTTAATCTTCATGCTAGTTTACTACCTCAATATCGAGGCGCTGCTCCCATCAATTGGGCTATCATAAACAATGAAAAGGAAACAGGCGTGACTACTTTTTTTATTGATGAAAAAATTGATACTGGTGCCATCATCGATCAACTAAAGTGTCCTATAGAACAAAGAGAAACCGTAGGAACACTTTACATGAAGCTTATGGAGCTAGGCGCTGCGCTGAGCTTAAAAACGGTAAACGATATCGCAACAGGCAATGTAACTACCACTATACAAAAAGATGCTGAAGAGCTCAAAGAGGCTCCCAAGCTAGATGCAGCCAACACAACTATTGCCTTTAATATTACTGCAACGGCTGTGGATGCCATGGTTAGAGGCCTAAACCCTTTTCCAGTAGCAAAAGCGGTCCTAAAAGACGACACTACTCAAACCGTCAAGATATTTAAAACCGAGGTTGTTGATAAAATTCATGAAATGATACCTGGTAGTATTGTCATCGAAGATGGAAAACTTTTGGTGGCATGTGTGGAAAATATGGTAGAACTAAAAGAGCTTCAATTTCCCAACAAAAAAAGAATGAAGACAGCCGATTTACTTAACGGGTATCAATTTACCGCCAATGCTAGATTTGACAAGGCCTCGCGATAA
- a CDS encoding HU family DNA-binding protein, with protein MNKTDLIEGMAESAGISKAAAKKALESFLGNVEKSLKKGDRVSLVGFGSFSVSKRAAREGRNPQTGKTIKIAAKKVVKFKAGSDLQKAVN; from the coding sequence ATGAACAAAACAGATTTAATCGAAGGAATGGCAGAATCTGCTGGCATTTCTAAAGCAGCTGCAAAAAAAGCATTAGAATCTTTTCTAGGTAACGTAGAAAAGTCCCTTAAAAAAGGTGACCGTGTTTCTCTAGTAGGTTTCGGATCATTCTCAGTTTCTAAAAGAGCTGCACGTGAAGGAAGAAACCCACAGACTGGTAAAACCATCAAGATCGCTGCTAAAAAAGTAGTGAAATTCAAAGCAGGAAGCGATTTACAGAAAGCTGTAAACTAA
- a CDS encoding YqgE/AlgH family protein: MKTLAPNRGKLLISEPSIIGDASFSRSVVLLTEFNNEGIVGFIINKPLDYTLNELVPEIQEEFEVYDGGPVSTDNLYFLHRVPELIPDSHHIEDGIYWGGDFQTVSALINQNKIASNEIKFFLGYSGWERDQLQQELDSKSWVVTDNEDSAVVLSDEIHDIWKIKMRDLGNGYEIWSNAPENPSYN; the protein is encoded by the coding sequence ATGAAAACTCTTGCACCCAACCGAGGCAAACTATTGATATCTGAACCCAGTATTATTGGCGATGCTTCATTTTCTAGATCTGTTGTTCTCTTAACTGAGTTCAATAATGAAGGAATTGTGGGGTTTATCATCAACAAACCATTGGACTATACTCTTAATGAATTGGTTCCTGAAATTCAAGAAGAGTTTGAAGTGTATGATGGTGGCCCAGTAAGTACAGACAATCTCTATTTTTTACATCGAGTCCCAGAACTTATTCCAGATTCTCACCATATAGAAGACGGTATCTATTGGGGTGGCGATTTTCAAACGGTTAGCGCACTAATCAATCAGAACAAGATTGCCTCGAATGAAATTAAATTCTTTTTGGGCTATTCAGGTTGGGAACGAGATCAACTACAACAGGAATTAGACTCTAAAAGCTGGGTCGTTACAGATAATGAAGACAGTGCGGTCGTATTATCTGATGAAATTCATGATATCTGGAAAATAAAGATGCGTGATTTGGGAAATGGCTATGAAATCTGGTCCAATGCCCCAGAAAACCCTAGTTACAATTAA
- a CDS encoding aminotransferase class IV: MILLNDQLVENEQAHIAYNNRGTYYGDGVFETMRCYKGIAIFYESHYFRLMSSMRILRMEIPDSFTPEFFEEQIKELHEANELNSDHTRIRITVWRNQGGLYTPTDSTVSYSMEVSSLSHVFEHIATNEVELFKDHLLPLGMLGTLKTATKTVNILAGIYKTENDYDDMLLLNQNKMVVESISGNLFLRSGNIIKTPPITDGCLNGIMRGQVIAQLKRMLNYQVVEESITPFELQRADEMFSTNVIQGIKSISKYRKKEYETSAADELREFFNQKLFS; encoded by the coding sequence ATGATATTACTTAACGATCAATTAGTAGAAAACGAACAGGCGCACATTGCCTATAACAATCGTGGTACTTATTATGGTGATGGGGTTTTTGAGACCATGCGCTGCTATAAGGGGATTGCTATTTTCTATGAATCACATTATTTTAGACTTATGTCAAGCATGCGCATCTTGCGTATGGAGATTCCCGATTCATTTACCCCAGAATTTTTTGAAGAACAAATCAAAGAGTTGCACGAGGCCAATGAATTGAATTCTGACCATACTAGAATTCGTATTACAGTATGGCGAAATCAAGGCGGACTGTACACTCCAACAGATTCCACCGTATCTTATAGCATGGAGGTAAGTTCACTTTCTCATGTTTTTGAACACATCGCAACCAATGAAGTAGAGCTGTTCAAGGACCATTTGTTGCCGCTTGGAATGCTGGGAACTCTCAAAACGGCTACCAAAACCGTCAACATACTTGCCGGAATTTACAAGACAGAGAACGATTATGATGATATGCTACTGCTCAACCAAAATAAAATGGTTGTCGAATCTATCTCGGGTAATTTGTTTTTAAGATCTGGAAATATCATTAAAACGCCACCTATTACAGACGGTTGTTTGAATGGTATCATGAGAGGCCAAGTGATTGCGCAATTGAAACGAATGCTCAACTATCAGGTTGTAGAAGAAAGCATTACTCCTTTTGAATTGCAAAGAGCAGATGAGATGTTTTCTACTAATGTGATCCAGGGAATCAAATCTATTAGTAAGTATCGTAAGAAAGAATATGAAACCAGCGCGGCTGATGAGTTGCGCGAGTTTTTTAATCAAAAACTTTTCAGTTAA
- a CDS encoding START-like domain-containing protein gives MQEPIKFELEFLVQVSPSLLYQYFATPSGMSEWFADNVNSRGEYFRFIWDGQEEKAKIIKRIGEERARFQWDYDEDTKKYFEFRIEVDEITKDVSLMITDFGDDEDEVEEQKMFWENQVSELKKVLGSR, from the coding sequence ATGCAAGAGCCTATAAAATTTGAGTTGGAATTTCTCGTTCAAGTATCTCCCAGTTTATTATACCAATACTTTGCTACACCATCTGGAATGTCCGAATGGTTTGCAGATAACGTGAACAGTCGCGGTGAATACTTTAGATTCATTTGGGATGGCCAGGAAGAGAAGGCAAAAATCATTAAGAGAATAGGCGAGGAGCGCGCTAGATTTCAATGGGATTATGATGAAGATACTAAGAAGTATTTTGAATTCCGTATTGAGGTAGATGAAATCACAAAGGATGTATCATTGATGATCACAGATTTTGGTGATGATGAGGACGAGGTTGAGGAGCAAAAAATGTTTTGGGAAAACCAAGTGAGCGAACTCAAAAAAGTACTGGGATCACGATAG
- a CDS encoding LacI family DNA-binding transcriptional regulator has protein sequence MKKNKVTLSILAEKLGLSISTISKSLKNSNEISEETKQLVVNTARKMGYKGTVEHPKAHKIIAVVIPDVVNGFFAQVLTGIEQMAAENDYKILTCLTGDSTEKEASFIESLLNNTIDGFIVAVAEESQVASNYSHFQKVLDRKIPMVMFDRVVDELECDKITNDDLLSGIRAVQFLVEKRDKQLCMISTISQLSVGKLREEGIRRQVAQHEDVLLNVITNVDEKQLDARIEDALKYDGIDAIIALDQMAGIIALNKAKELGVNIPNDLQIICYSNVVTSEYSFPKMTVVDQHAVEMGNKTFTRLRNLINNLEDIKVTRVHTLKTSLLERGTTRK, from the coding sequence GTGAAGAAAAACAAGGTCACCTTAAGTATACTTGCCGAAAAGCTCGGACTGTCTATCTCTACGATTTCAAAATCCCTGAAGAATAGTAACGAGATAAGTGAAGAGACTAAACAACTGGTAGTCAACACGGCCAGGAAGATGGGATACAAAGGAACGGTTGAGCATCCCAAAGCCCATAAGATTATTGCTGTGGTCATTCCAGATGTGGTCAACGGCTTTTTTGCCCAGGTGCTTACAGGTATCGAACAAATGGCAGCCGAGAATGATTACAAGATCCTGACGTGCCTTACTGGAGACTCTACTGAGAAAGAAGCCTCTTTTATAGAAAGCCTTCTCAACAACACTATTGATGGTTTTATAGTTGCCGTGGCAGAGGAATCCCAGGTCGCTTCCAACTACAGTCACTTTCAAAAAGTACTGGATCGTAAAATCCCTATGGTGATGTTTGATCGTGTGGTGGACGAGCTTGAATGCGATAAAATCACTAACGATGATTTACTTTCAGGAATCAGAGCAGTACAGTTTCTAGTTGAAAAAAGAGACAAGCAATTGTGCATGATAAGCACCATAAGTCAATTAAGTGTTGGTAAATTAAGAGAAGAAGGAATTAGAAGACAAGTGGCGCAACACGAAGATGTACTGTTGAATGTCATTACTAATGTGGATGAAAAACAACTTGATGCACGTATTGAGGATGCCTTAAAATACGATGGTATCGACGCCATCATCGCCTTAGATCAAATGGCTGGTATTATTGCGCTTAATAAAGCAAAAGAATTGGGTGTCAATATTCCAAATGATCTACAGATCATTTGCTATTCTAATGTAGTCACCTCAGAATACTCGTTCCCTAAAATGACTGTTGTGGATCAACATGCAGTAGAAATGGGAAATAAGACCTTTACAAGATTGCGCAACTTGATCAACAACCTTGAAGATATCAAGGTGACTAGAGTGCATACCCTAAAGACCTCGCTGCTAGAAAGAGGAACCACTAGAAAATAA
- a CDS encoding LamG-like jellyroll fold domain-containing protein, whose translation MLKINSFISTLIIVLSNSFAFANPTILTSMGSISLNGSTDQVILQNDISFGEAFTISTWINTSSDQSSAVQTIISKGDQNNGWNIQLNESNKIQVTFYKEGAATQMISNHFLSYDVWRQITLTYTDGSLKIHIDGILDSVQSSNLTDQSQNLPLIIGATNSSTPQHFKGSIDEVRVFDRALTVEQIRFFMNQELVNENDMLAGAIIKTSSNNTSALPWNSLITYLTFNNGIATDLSVSAATLDAQHSSFTTNNQSAPLPYVSVQNGNWNASDIWDAQSTIHAPGSFRIMNGEQVRVTWNIVNSYHDIIVSEETELLALQLKANTIKIQNDQALTITGFLQLNGTLDLENESQLIQTAGSELDPSSTGKIERDQQGTGNKYNYNYWSSPVSYTGVNEINGGFDLSAVMMDGTDPAAPKPLNFTNPTDSDGAPATESQAATVSSKWIHKYANLPSGTYANWQFVGNTGKLKAGEAYSMKGTGCSTDQNYTFMGLPNNGPIELTANAGNDYLVGNPYPSAMDATQFIADNPLLDGTIYFWEHVGGESHNLENYEGGYSMYNLSGGTPNPTIGTSDALMNNDGKQAELPGRYIPVAQGFFVIVKDDGAIKFNNAQRVFEKEASGNSVFKAAPGSNFNPSLATYQQHADERTKIRIGFDSPNLIHRQLLLTIDPNATTGYDRGYDGLQFDDQMDDMAFWVKNERLSIQGIGIVNDAIELPLFVKLSDHGTIKIGLDHIENLDPDQPVFLKDSVTGEMHNLREGKFQSPFLFRGQYKTRFSIIFHGKSTLSNETLEDQDNILVFTPQATDAIHIKTPGNIQLDEVVLINMMGQQVKSWNVSTGSKEIILPRQSIASGNYIVTMKSDGQDYQRKVILK comes from the coding sequence ATGCTAAAAATTAATTCCTTTATCTCAACATTGATAATAGTACTATCTAATAGTTTTGCATTTGCTAATCCAACGATTCTCACATCTATGGGTAGCATTTCGCTTAATGGCAGCACAGATCAAGTCATTCTGCAAAATGACATATCATTTGGTGAAGCCTTTACCATATCTACATGGATAAATACGAGCAGCGATCAAAGCAGTGCCGTTCAAACCATCATTTCCAAAGGCGATCAAAATAACGGTTGGAACATCCAGCTTAATGAAAGCAATAAAATCCAAGTGACTTTTTATAAGGAAGGCGCAGCCACTCAAATGATTTCAAATCACTTCTTGAGTTATGACGTGTGGCGCCAGATCACTCTTACTTATACTGATGGCAGTTTGAAGATTCACATAGATGGTATTTTGGACTCTGTTCAATCCTCTAATTTGACGGATCAATCTCAAAACCTACCCTTAATCATAGGTGCGACAAATTCATCAACTCCGCAACATTTTAAAGGATCTATTGATGAGGTTCGTGTTTTTGACAGAGCTCTTACTGTAGAGCAAATACGCTTCTTCATGAATCAGGAGCTAGTTAATGAAAATGATATGCTCGCTGGCGCCATCATCAAAACGTCTTCAAATAACACCAGTGCTTTACCCTGGAACAGCTTGATTACCTACTTAACCTTTAATAATGGAATCGCAACAGATCTCTCTGTGAGCGCTGCCACTTTAGACGCTCAACATTCAAGCTTCACGACAAACAATCAAAGTGCACCACTACCCTATGTTTCTGTTCAAAATGGAAACTGGAATGCCAGTGATATTTGGGATGCTCAAAGTACTATCCACGCACCTGGATCTTTTAGAATCATGAATGGGGAGCAAGTTCGTGTTACTTGGAATATTGTGAACAGTTATCATGATATTATCGTTTCTGAGGAGACTGAACTTTTGGCATTACAACTTAAAGCTAACACCATCAAAATTCAAAATGATCAAGCCCTAACCATTACTGGATTTCTGCAACTTAATGGAACCTTAGATCTTGAAAATGAATCCCAACTTATTCAGACTGCTGGTAGTGAATTAGATCCATCCAGTACAGGGAAAATTGAACGTGATCAACAAGGCACTGGAAACAAATACAATTACAACTACTGGAGCTCACCGGTGAGCTATACTGGTGTTAACGAGATCAATGGTGGTTTTGACCTATCTGCCGTTATGATGGATGGGACCGACCCAGCGGCACCTAAACCATTAAACTTTACGAATCCAACCGACTCAGATGGTGCACCAGCAACCGAAAGCCAGGCAGCAACCGTATCTTCAAAATGGATACACAAATATGCCAATCTACCCTCAGGAACCTATGCCAACTGGCAATTTGTAGGTAACACAGGAAAGCTAAAGGCTGGAGAAGCCTATTCCATGAAAGGTACAGGATGTTCTACAGATCAAAACTATACATTTATGGGATTACCCAACAACGGCCCTATCGAGTTGACGGCTAATGCTGGTAACGATTATTTAGTTGGCAATCCATACCCTAGTGCTATGGACGCTACTCAATTCATCGCAGACAATCCTTTATTGGATGGCACGATTTATTTTTGGGAGCATGTTGGCGGTGAGAGTCACAACCTTGAAAATTATGAAGGTGGTTACTCTATGTACAATCTTTCTGGTGGCACTCCTAATCCTACCATAGGCACTTCTGATGCCTTAATGAATAACGACGGGAAACAAGCCGAACTTCCTGGACGCTATATCCCAGTGGCACAAGGTTTTTTTGTGATAGTTAAAGATGACGGTGCCATCAAGTTCAATAATGCCCAGCGCGTTTTTGAAAAGGAAGCATCAGGAAATAGTGTTTTTAAAGCTGCGCCAGGAAGTAATTTCAATCCATCGCTAGCCACTTATCAGCAACATGCAGACGAACGTACAAAAATTAGAATAGGATTTGATTCCCCTAACTTGATCCACAGGCAATTATTATTGACGATTGATCCAAACGCTACCACAGGTTATGATCGCGGTTATGATGGTTTGCAATTTGATGATCAAATGGATGACATGGCTTTCTGGGTAAAAAATGAGCGTCTATCCATTCAAGGGATTGGGATTGTGAACGATGCTATAGAACTGCCTTTATTTGTAAAGCTTAGTGATCATGGAACGATCAAAATAGGATTGGATCACATAGAAAACCTAGATCCAGACCAACCTGTATTTCTTAAAGATTCGGTTACCGGCGAAATGCATAACCTAAGAGAAGGCAAATTTCAAAGTCCTTTCTTATTTAGAGGTCAATACAAAACCAGATTCTCCATCATATTTCATGGTAAATCTACTTTGAGTAACGAGACGTTGGAAGATCAGGATAATATCTTAGTGTTCACGCCACAAGCGACTGACGCGATCCATATCAAAACTCCTGGAAATATTCAGTTGGATGAGGTGGTATTGATCAATATGATGGGACAACAAGTAAAATCTTGGAACGTTTCAACGGGCAGCAAGGAGATCATTCTACCTCGTCAGAGCATAGCCAGTGGTAATTACATCGTCACTATGAAAAGTGATGGGCAAGATTACCAGCGCAAGGTGATTTTGAAATAA
- the hisS gene encoding histidine--tRNA ligase — protein sequence MAQKPSIPKGTRDFNPTEVSRREYIISTIKKHFQTYGFMPIETPSFENSDTLLGKYGEEGDRLIFKILNNGEYLSKVNNDDLSTKDESVITPQISDRALRYDLTVPFARYVVQHQNEIAFPFKRYQVQNVWRADRPQKGRFREFTQCDADVVGSDSLLQEVEFIKLFDDVYTDLGLEGCTIKINNRKVLAGIAQMMGAEDKLIDFTVALDKLDKIGADKVKQEMLDKGIDPQAIEKLQPVFELDGSFEEKIGQMKNLLASSNIGLQGIAELEFIKENLVGLELKTTHLDLDITLARGLNYYTGCIFEVAAPAGVAMGSISGGGRYDDLTGIFGMKDMSGVGISFGLDRIYLVLEELNLFPETVKAGVQILFINFGEVEASYCMKLMFRFRESGIKTELYPDSGKMKKQMTYADKNDIPFVILAGEDEIKSGKLTLKNMKTGEQNQLTADELIQRFK from the coding sequence ATGGCACAAAAACCTTCCATACCTAAAGGAACTAGAGATTTTAACCCTACTGAAGTATCTCGTAGAGAATATATCATAAGCACCATCAAGAAGCATTTTCAGACCTACGGATTCATGCCGATTGAGACACCGAGTTTTGAAAATTCTGACACATTGCTGGGTAAATATGGAGAAGAAGGCGACCGCTTGATATTCAAAATTTTGAATAATGGTGAGTATTTGAGTAAAGTGAATAACGATGACCTATCCACAAAGGATGAATCGGTCATCACACCGCAAATAAGCGACCGTGCCTTGCGTTACGACCTGACGGTACCTTTTGCGCGTTATGTGGTACAGCACCAGAATGAGATTGCGTTTCCCTTTAAAAGATACCAAGTCCAGAACGTGTGGCGAGCAGACCGTCCGCAAAAGGGTCGCTTTAGAGAATTCACGCAATGTGATGCCGATGTTGTTGGTAGCGATTCATTGCTACAAGAAGTGGAATTTATCAAACTATTTGATGATGTTTATACCGATCTAGGCTTAGAGGGTTGCACGATCAAAATCAACAATCGTAAGGTTCTTGCCGGTATTGCTCAAATGATGGGAGCAGAAGATAAGCTCATTGATTTTACCGTGGCACTGGACAAGCTTGATAAAATTGGAGCAGATAAGGTGAAGCAGGAAATGCTGGACAAAGGCATTGACCCACAAGCGATAGAAAAACTACAACCTGTTTTTGAACTGGATGGTTCTTTTGAAGAGAAGATCGGTCAGATGAAGAATTTGTTGGCGTCTTCCAACATTGGACTACAAGGAATTGCAGAGTTGGAATTTATAAAGGAAAACCTGGTTGGGTTAGAACTCAAAACCACACATCTGGATCTTGACATCACCCTTGCCAGAGGTCTTAACTATTATACCGGCTGCATTTTTGAAGTGGCGGCTCCAGCAGGAGTGGCTATGGGCAGCATAAGTGGTGGCGGTCGATATGATGACCTTACCGGTATTTTTGGAATGAAGGACATGAGTGGTGTTGGAATCAGCTTTGGGCTGGACCGCATCTATTTGGTCTTGGAAGAACTGAATCTTTTTCCAGAAACCGTTAAAGCAGGCGTGCAGATATTGTTTATCAATTTTGGAGAGGTTGAAGCTAGTTACTGTATGAAATTGATGTTTCGCTTTCGCGAAAGCGGCATCAAAACAGAGCTCTATCCAGACAGCGGGAAAATGAAAAAGCAAATGACTTATGCAGATAAGAATGATATACCATTTGTGATTCTAGCCGGTGAAGACGAGATTAAATCTGGTAAGCTAACGCTTAAGAACATGAAGACCGGTGAGCAAAACCAACTCACTGCCGATGAGCTTATCCAGCGATTTAAGTAA
- a CDS encoding ABC transporter permease encodes MIGLFKENLSIAQQNIKGQLLRTILTVFIIAIGITALVGILSAVNALERTLSDGFSDIGTNTFSIQRYSLGIRRSGGGEVRKINPVIGYSDVRAFEGDYDFPTAQVGVSFQATSQAEVKSEDRKTKPKVIVSGVNEHFIDNSGTKIVDGRGFSASDIENNSRVALLGSDMEDALFQGLNPIGQTISIRGNKFTVIGLLEEKGSTFGNNVDLRVLIPLNVARSIYTLPNINYDISVKVNDQQLMDAARDKATLLMRSIRGLTPLEEDNFGIVQRDELMSSVDEISVALNAAAIIISVITIFGSSIALMNIMLVSVTERTREIGVRKALGAKRSTISWQFFIETLLVSQYGSIVGIILGMLIGWGVSAGFEIPFQIPWTAIIWAIIISIVITIFSGIIPAIKASRLDPIEALRYE; translated from the coding sequence ATGATTGGATTATTTAAGGAAAACCTAAGCATCGCCCAGCAGAACATTAAAGGTCAACTGCTGCGCACTATTCTTACCGTTTTTATCATCGCTATAGGAATTACAGCGTTGGTAGGTATTCTAAGTGCGGTCAATGCATTAGAGAGAACCTTGAGCGATGGTTTTTCTGATATAGGAACCAACACCTTTAGCATCCAGCGATATTCTTTAGGGATACGACGCAGCGGCGGTGGCGAGGTACGCAAGATCAATCCAGTTATAGGGTACAGCGATGTTCGTGCTTTTGAAGGTGATTACGATTTTCCTACTGCACAAGTTGGCGTCTCATTTCAGGCAACCTCTCAAGCTGAGGTAAAAAGCGAGGATCGAAAGACGAAACCTAAAGTCATCGTATCTGGAGTTAATGAACACTTCATAGATAACAGCGGTACTAAAATTGTGGATGGCCGTGGCTTTTCTGCCAGCGACATTGAAAATAATTCGAGAGTCGCTCTATTGGGCAGCGATATGGAAGATGCTTTATTTCAGGGATTGAATCCTATAGGTCAAACCATTAGCATACGCGGTAACAAATTTACCGTGATAGGATTGTTGGAAGAAAAAGGGTCCACCTTTGGAAACAACGTCGACTTACGCGTACTGATACCATTAAATGTTGCGCGCAGCATCTACACCTTGCCTAATATCAATTATGACATTAGTGTGAAAGTAAACGACCAGCAACTTATGGATGCCGCGAGAGACAAAGCAACACTGCTCATGCGCAGCATACGCGGTTTGACACCACTGGAAGAAGATAATTTTGGGATCGTACAGCGTGACGAGCTCATGTCATCAGTTGACGAAATAAGCGTTGCGCTTAATGCAGCGGCGATTATCATAAGCGTGATTACCATTTTTGGTAGTTCCATTGCATTGATGAACATCATGCTGGTATCTGTAACGGAACGTACGCGTGAAATAGGCGTGCGCAAAGCGCTTGGAGCCAAAAGATCTACTATTTCCTGGCAATTTTTTATTGAGACCTTACTGGTAAGCCAGTACGGCAGTATTGTCGGAATTATTTTAGGGATGTTGATAGGTTGGGGCGTTTCGGCAGGGTTTGAAATTCCGTTTCAAATACCGTGGACAGCCATCATTTGGGCCATCATCATTTCCATTGTGATCACCATATTCTCTGGTATTATTCCCGCTATCAAGGCGTCAAGATTGGACCCTATCGAGGCATTGAGGTATGAGTAA
- a CDS encoding methylated-DNA--[protein]-cysteine S-methyltransferase: MSKIITQVYRSPLGELTLGVFENQLCLCDWTYRKMRDQIDQRIQTFCRATMTEGDHELIDLAIQQLDQYFLKERTQFDIPLLLCGTPFQQSVWDSLLQIPYGETVSYSSLSRKRNQNNLSSQTQPQVLNNDVSPKDVRAVAAANGANAISIIIPCHRVIGSDGSLTGYAGGLNAKKKLLELEGVDLTHGQQRLF; encoded by the coding sequence ATGAGTAAGATCATCACTCAAGTATATCGTTCTCCTCTGGGCGAACTTACTTTGGGTGTTTTTGAAAATCAACTTTGCTTATGTGATTGGACCTATCGTAAGATGCGTGATCAAATCGATCAACGCATTCAAACCTTTTGTCGCGCTACCATGACTGAAGGTGATCATGAATTGATAGATCTCGCCATCCAGCAATTGGATCAATACTTCCTTAAAGAACGCACACAATTTGATATCCCATTGCTATTGTGTGGTACGCCATTTCAGCAAAGCGTGTGGGACAGCCTACTGCAAATTCCTTATGGAGAAACGGTTTCGTATAGTTCGCTTTCGCGAAAGCGAAATCAAAACAATCTTTCATCACAAACTCAACCTCAGGTTCTGAACAACGATGTATCCCCTAAAGATGTGCGAGCAGTTGCAGCTGCCAACGGTGCCAATGCAATTTCCATCATCATACCATGCCACCGAGTTATAGGTAGTGATGGTTCATTGACTGGGTACGCCGGTGGATTGAACGCCAAGAAAAAGTTATTGGAGCTGGAAGGAGTCGATCTTACGCACGGCCAGCAACGGTTATTTTAG
- a CDS encoding DUF6495 family protein → MKYRRLTKEQLEELHPEFINFLATQSIDAAEWDKIKKDKPEVAEEEIDIFSDLVWEGVLGKAKFLEHISPQTMNLFELREKDMGLISIIVGDNKIDITTATGYKWLQNNLLDEEVKIFTANKTYGEDPNLDKFKLIESGAVITKGDLFRYFDDLMEMGKEKNGF, encoded by the coding sequence ATGAAGTACAGAAGACTTACTAAAGAACAGCTGGAAGAATTACATCCAGAATTCATCAACTTTCTAGCCACTCAATCTATTGACGCGGCAGAATGGGACAAAATAAAAAAAGATAAGCCTGAAGTAGCTGAAGAAGAGATCGACATATTCTCGGATTTGGTCTGGGAAGGTGTATTAGGCAAGGCCAAGTTTTTGGAACACATAAGTCCGCAAACGATGAATCTCTTTGAACTGCGAGAAAAGGACATGGGCTTGATCTCAATCATCGTGGGCGACAACAAGATTGACATCACCACTGCAACCGGTTACAAATGGCTGCAAAACAATTTGCTGGATGAAGAAGTAAAAATCTTTACGGCAAACAAAACCTACGGCGAGGATCCCAACCTCGACAAATTCAAACTCATCGAATCTGGTGCAGTCATCACAAAAGGTGATTTATTCCGCTATTTTGATGATTTGATGGAAATGGGAAAAGAGAAAAACGGTTTCTAA